Proteins encoded in a region of the Benincasa hispida cultivar B227 chromosome 2, ASM972705v1, whole genome shotgun sequence genome:
- the LOC120070858 gene encoding pumilio homolog 12-like isoform X2, which yields MDGNISMSNLQQSSMDQISTRQNSVSGDQSLALAFEKLNFGDEMTGRAWKSHAILLEDHYSDNLNKPLQTMDPAVLAAWSSSNHLTNGVHDPHSTRLGHQNSPSRHIPEQYKKWQLGQLQPFETSSPTTHLTHEVANVPAPYSQFPIASQRQQVFHNGRRCIHPQQMNLRQIGWNYAEEDQLYRMHEQHPYLQHLHNQQLERLLPIQQHENIASRLSSQNRKQQYYEFPIAHHPEQSNHEPSWKASAFRRGSNQLNSVFGTHYMDTIQGMEKVSFPRKMLGRNPGLNTADALRFMSIGADKSANHVNQNRFLRSNSCVRHNNFSTATECMCRDHSSALYSESANLKLVPERFNSVDEVRGRIFLMAKDQHGCRFLQRKFMEGTDEDIEKIFNEIIDHIVDLMVDAFGNYLVQKLLEVCNDNQRMQILRRITQNHGELVIISCDMHGTRAIQKVIETLKTQEQVYMIVSALKSGIVTLMKNINGNHVAQHCLDYLMPSCRELLFDAARNSCVDLATDRHGCCVLQKCLSCSDSADRDNLINEITQNALVISQDQYGNYVVQFILKLNLRWATEAILKQLEGNYGDLSMQKYSSNVVEKCLQFADGGQLAKIVLELMNDPRFDKIMQDPYGNYAIQTALNNTEGTLHTKLVEAIRPHVPVLRTSPYGKKVLAIVGKSN from the exons ATGGATGGAAATATATCTATGAGTAATCTCCAGCAATCATCTATGGATCAAATTTCAACTAGGCAAAATTCTGTATCAGGCGACCAGTCCTTGGCACTtgcatttgaaaagttaaactttGGTGATGAGATGACGGGGCGTGCTTGGAAGTCTCATGCCATTCTATTGGAGGACCATTACTCAGACAACTTGAATAAACCATTACAGACTATGGATCCAGCAGTGTTAGCTGCTTGGAGCTCCTCAAATCACTTGACTAATGGTGTTCACGATCCTCATTCGACAAGACTTGGCCACCAAAACTCTCCTTCCAGACATATACCTGAACAGTACAAGAAGTGGCAGCTTGGTCAGCTTCAGCCATTTGAGACTTCTTCCCCTACTACGCATCTAACTCATGAGGTGGCTAATGTGCCTGCTCCGTATTCGCAGTTCCCCATTGCATCTCAAAGACAGCAAGTTTTCCACAATGGGCGACGTTGCATACATCCACAACAGATGAATCTTCGTCAAATTGGTTGGAATTATGCTGAGGAGGACCAGTTGTACAGGATGCATGAGCAGCACCCATATCTGCAGCATCTTCATAATCAGCAATTGGAACGTCTGCTTCCAATTCAACAACATGAGAACATTGCAAGTAGGCTTTCAAGTCAGAATCGTAAGCAGCAATATTATGAGTTTCCAATTGCTCACCATCCTGAACAGTCTAATCATGAACCATCATGGAAAGCGAGTGCATTTCGTAGGGGTTCAAACCAGTTAAATTCTGTTTTTGGAACACATTATATGGACACAATTCAAGGTATGGAGAAAGTTTCCTTTCCTAGAAAGATGCTTGGAAGGAATCCTGGACTGAACACTGCTGATGCTTTGAGGTTTATGTCTATTGGTGCTGATAAATCAGCCAATCATGTCAACCAAAATAGATTCCTCCGCTCAAATAGCTGTGTTCGGCACAATAATTTTTCAACAGCTACTGAATGCATGTGTCGTGATCACTCCTCTGCTTTGTACTCAGAATCCGCAAATCTTAAGTTAGTGCCTGAGAGATTTAACTCTGTTGATGAAGTCAGGGGTAGAATATTTCTCATGGCTAAAGACCAACATGGTTGTCGTTTCTTGCAACGAAAATTTATGGAGGGTACTGATGAAGATATTGAGAAGATTTTCAATGAAATCATCGATCATATTGTTGACCTCATGGTAGATGCTTTTGGAAATTATCTAGTACAGAAGCTGCTTGAAGTTTGCAATGACAATCAGAGGATGCAAATCCTACGTAGAATTACACAGAACCATGGTGAACTTGTTATAATTTCATGTGACATGCATGG GACTCGTGCTATTCAGAAGGTTATTGAAACTCTTAAAACCCAAGAGCAAGTTTACATGATTGTCTCAGCTTTAAAGTCTGGTATAGTGACTCTGATGAAAAACATAAACGGCAACCATGTGGCGCAACATTGCCTTGATTATTTAATGCCTAGTTGCCGTGAG TTATTGTTTGATGCTGCCAGAAATAGTTGTGTCGATCTTGCAACTGATCGCCACGGTTGTTGTGTACTTCAAAAATGCCTCAGTTGTTCCGATAGTGCAGATCGAGATAATTTAATCAATGAGATCACCCAAAATGCGCTGGTTATTTCCCAAGATCAATATGG GAACTATGTTGTGCAATTCATCCTCAAGCTTAATCTTCGATGGGCTACAGAAGCTATACTCAAACAGCTGGAGGGTAATTATGGGGACTTATCCATGCAGAAGTATAGTAGTAACGTCGTCGAAAAATGCCTGCAATTTGCAGATGGAGGACAACTTGCTAAAATTGTGCTTGAATTGATGAACGATCCACGATTTGATAAAATCATGCAGGACCCATATGGCAATTATGCAATTCAAACGGCATTGAATAATACTGAG GGTACTCTTCATACTAAATTGGTGGAAGCAATAAGGCCACACGTTCCTGTACTTAGGACGAGTCCATACGGGAAGAAAGTCCTCGCAATAGTTGGAAAATCTAATTAA
- the LOC120070858 gene encoding pumilio homolog 12-like isoform X1, giving the protein MEEMTNEIEFEDLANFISNQFPNFASGNADPEERLSSIFVSFFEESSIRDFHTNENLMDGNISMSNLQQSSMDQISTRQNSVSGDQSLALAFEKLNFGDEMTGRAWKSHAILLEDHYSDNLNKPLQTMDPAVLAAWSSSNHLTNGVHDPHSTRLGHQNSPSRHIPEQYKKWQLGQLQPFETSSPTTHLTHEVANVPAPYSQFPIASQRQQVFHNGRRCIHPQQMNLRQIGWNYAEEDQLYRMHEQHPYLQHLHNQQLERLLPIQQHENIASRLSSQNRKQQYYEFPIAHHPEQSNHEPSWKASAFRRGSNQLNSVFGTHYMDTIQGMEKVSFPRKMLGRNPGLNTADALRFMSIGADKSANHVNQNRFLRSNSCVRHNNFSTATECMCRDHSSALYSESANLKLVPERFNSVDEVRGRIFLMAKDQHGCRFLQRKFMEGTDEDIEKIFNEIIDHIVDLMVDAFGNYLVQKLLEVCNDNQRMQILRRITQNHGELVIISCDMHGTRAIQKVIETLKTQEQVYMIVSALKSGIVTLMKNINGNHVAQHCLDYLMPSCRELLFDAARNSCVDLATDRHGCCVLQKCLSCSDSADRDNLINEITQNALVISQDQYGNYVVQFILKLNLRWATEAILKQLEGNYGDLSMQKYSSNVVEKCLQFADGGQLAKIVLELMNDPRFDKIMQDPYGNYAIQTALNNTEGTLHTKLVEAIRPHVPVLRTSPYGKKVLAIVGKSN; this is encoded by the exons ATGGAAGAGATGACTAATGAAATAGAATTTGAGGACCTTGCGAATTTTATTAGCAATCAGTTTCCTAATTTTGCATCTGGTAATGCAGATCCTGAAGAACGCTTGTCATCAATATTTGTGAGTTTCTTTGAAGAGTCTTCCATTAGAGATTTTCATACCAATGAGAACTTGATGGATGGAAATATATCTATGAGTAATCTCCAGCAATCATCTATGGATCAAATTTCAACTAGGCAAAATTCTGTATCAGGCGACCAGTCCTTGGCACTtgcatttgaaaagttaaactttGGTGATGAGATGACGGGGCGTGCTTGGAAGTCTCATGCCATTCTATTGGAGGACCATTACTCAGACAACTTGAATAAACCATTACAGACTATGGATCCAGCAGTGTTAGCTGCTTGGAGCTCCTCAAATCACTTGACTAATGGTGTTCACGATCCTCATTCGACAAGACTTGGCCACCAAAACTCTCCTTCCAGACATATACCTGAACAGTACAAGAAGTGGCAGCTTGGTCAGCTTCAGCCATTTGAGACTTCTTCCCCTACTACGCATCTAACTCATGAGGTGGCTAATGTGCCTGCTCCGTATTCGCAGTTCCCCATTGCATCTCAAAGACAGCAAGTTTTCCACAATGGGCGACGTTGCATACATCCACAACAGATGAATCTTCGTCAAATTGGTTGGAATTATGCTGAGGAGGACCAGTTGTACAGGATGCATGAGCAGCACCCATATCTGCAGCATCTTCATAATCAGCAATTGGAACGTCTGCTTCCAATTCAACAACATGAGAACATTGCAAGTAGGCTTTCAAGTCAGAATCGTAAGCAGCAATATTATGAGTTTCCAATTGCTCACCATCCTGAACAGTCTAATCATGAACCATCATGGAAAGCGAGTGCATTTCGTAGGGGTTCAAACCAGTTAAATTCTGTTTTTGGAACACATTATATGGACACAATTCAAGGTATGGAGAAAGTTTCCTTTCCTAGAAAGATGCTTGGAAGGAATCCTGGACTGAACACTGCTGATGCTTTGAGGTTTATGTCTATTGGTGCTGATAAATCAGCCAATCATGTCAACCAAAATAGATTCCTCCGCTCAAATAGCTGTGTTCGGCACAATAATTTTTCAACAGCTACTGAATGCATGTGTCGTGATCACTCCTCTGCTTTGTACTCAGAATCCGCAAATCTTAAGTTAGTGCCTGAGAGATTTAACTCTGTTGATGAAGTCAGGGGTAGAATATTTCTCATGGCTAAAGACCAACATGGTTGTCGTTTCTTGCAACGAAAATTTATGGAGGGTACTGATGAAGATATTGAGAAGATTTTCAATGAAATCATCGATCATATTGTTGACCTCATGGTAGATGCTTTTGGAAATTATCTAGTACAGAAGCTGCTTGAAGTTTGCAATGACAATCAGAGGATGCAAATCCTACGTAGAATTACACAGAACCATGGTGAACTTGTTATAATTTCATGTGACATGCATGG GACTCGTGCTATTCAGAAGGTTATTGAAACTCTTAAAACCCAAGAGCAAGTTTACATGATTGTCTCAGCTTTAAAGTCTGGTATAGTGACTCTGATGAAAAACATAAACGGCAACCATGTGGCGCAACATTGCCTTGATTATTTAATGCCTAGTTGCCGTGAG TTATTGTTTGATGCTGCCAGAAATAGTTGTGTCGATCTTGCAACTGATCGCCACGGTTGTTGTGTACTTCAAAAATGCCTCAGTTGTTCCGATAGTGCAGATCGAGATAATTTAATCAATGAGATCACCCAAAATGCGCTGGTTATTTCCCAAGATCAATATGG GAACTATGTTGTGCAATTCATCCTCAAGCTTAATCTTCGATGGGCTACAGAAGCTATACTCAAACAGCTGGAGGGTAATTATGGGGACTTATCCATGCAGAAGTATAGTAGTAACGTCGTCGAAAAATGCCTGCAATTTGCAGATGGAGGACAACTTGCTAAAATTGTGCTTGAATTGATGAACGATCCACGATTTGATAAAATCATGCAGGACCCATATGGCAATTATGCAATTCAAACGGCATTGAATAATACTGAG GGTACTCTTCATACTAAATTGGTGGAAGCAATAAGGCCACACGTTCCTGTACTTAGGACGAGTCCATACGGGAAGAAAGTCCTCGCAATAGTTGGAAAATCTAATTAA